One genomic region from Betaproteobacteria bacterium encodes:
- a CDS encoding PQQ-dependent dehydrogenase, methanol/ethanol family, with amino-acid sequence MASSMHRLACLVIGLALSSFTKADVSLDRAASNPDNWAMPAGDELNHRFSALTQINVRNVGKLQVAWTFSTGVLRGHEGNPLVIGHLMYIHSPFPNRVVALDLGTQRIVWRYEPKQDPAIPGQMCCDTVSRGLAYGDGKILLQQADTTLVALDARTGRLMWSIINGDPSLGAVNTNAPHVFKDKVITGISGGGWGVRGYISAYDLKSGRLVWRGYSTGPDEEMLIDPARTTTWADGKAQPVGKDSSLRSWAGEQWKIGGGTTWGWYSYDRESNLIYYGTGNPGTFNPRQRPGDNRWSASIWARDLDTGQAKWVFQMTPHDEWDYGGTNEMILADIQVKKRKVKALVHFDRSGFAYTLDRTDGALLLAEKYDSQVNWAQRIDMRSGRPQVSAKYSTDLNGPDVVTKGICPAALGTKNQQPAAFNPLNGLFYVPTSHLCMDYEPFHTDYTPGMPYLGGKLSMFAAPSGPYMGSFITWDPAAGRIVRSKPETFPIWSGVLVTAGGIACYGTLEGYLKCVDANNINRELCKFKTPSGIIGNVFTYLYKGRQYIGVYSGVGGGWAGTGLTARGAARGERPGTANEYPEFSQYTNLGGSLTVFALPG; translated from the coding sequence ATGGCATCTTCGATGCACCGGCTCGCCTGTCTCGTGATTGGACTTGCCCTGTCCAGCTTCACGAAAGCCGACGTGAGCCTGGACAGAGCCGCATCCAACCCGGACAACTGGGCGATGCCGGCTGGCGATGAGCTCAATCACCGCTTTAGTGCGCTGACGCAGATTAACGTTCGCAACGTCGGCAAGCTGCAGGTCGCGTGGACCTTCTCGACCGGTGTGCTGCGCGGTCACGAAGGCAACCCTCTGGTGATTGGCCATCTGATGTACATCCACTCGCCGTTTCCGAACAGGGTGGTCGCGTTGGATCTGGGCACGCAAAGGATCGTATGGCGATACGAGCCGAAGCAGGACCCCGCCATCCCGGGGCAGATGTGCTGCGATACCGTCTCCCGCGGGCTCGCCTACGGCGACGGAAAGATTCTGCTCCAGCAGGCGGACACGACGTTGGTCGCGCTCGATGCCCGGACCGGCCGGCTGATGTGGTCGATCATCAACGGCGATCCCTCGCTCGGGGCGGTCAACACCAACGCTCCGCACGTCTTCAAGGACAAGGTCATCACGGGCATCTCCGGCGGAGGATGGGGCGTGCGCGGCTACATCAGCGCGTACGACCTCAAGAGCGGCCGCCTGGTCTGGCGTGGCTACAGCACGGGGCCGGACGAGGAGATGCTGATCGATCCGGCGCGTACCACAACCTGGGCCGATGGCAAGGCTCAACCCGTGGGCAAGGACTCTTCCCTTCGAAGCTGGGCAGGCGAGCAGTGGAAGATCGGCGGAGGCACTACCTGGGGCTGGTACAGCTACGACAGAGAGTCGAACCTCATCTACTACGGCACCGGCAACCCGGGCACCTTCAATCCCCGGCAGCGCCCCGGCGACAACCGATGGTCCGCGAGTATCTGGGCACGCGATCTTGACACCGGGCAAGCCAAATGGGTGTTTCAAATGACACCGCACGACGAGTGGGACTACGGCGGAACCAACGAGATGATCCTCGCCGACATTCAGGTTAAGAAGCGGAAGGTGAAAGCGCTCGTCCATTTCGACCGCAGCGGCTTCGCCTACACGCTCGATCGCACGGATGGTGCATTGCTCCTGGCCGAGAAGTACGATTCGCAGGTCAACTGGGCGCAGCGCATCGACATGAGATCGGGGCGACCGCAGGTCTCGGCAAAGTATTCGACCGATCTCAACGGCCCCGACGTCGTCACCAAAGGGATCTGTCCGGCGGCACTGGGGACGAAGAATCAGCAGCCGGCCGCATTCAATCCTTTGAACGGTCTGTTCTACGTGCCGACCAGCCATCTGTGCATGGACTATGAGCCGTTCCACACCGACTACACGCCGGGCATGCCCTACCTCGGCGGAAAGCTCTCCATGTTTGCCGCACCGAGCGGCCCTTACATGGGCAGCTTCATCACCTGGGATCCCGCCGCCGGCAGGATCGTGCGGTCCAAACCCGAAACATTCCCGATCTGGAGCGGCGTGCTGGTCACCGCCGGTGGCATCGCCTGCTATGGCACGCTCGAGGGATATCTCAAGTGCGTCGACGCCAACAACATCAACCGGGAGCTTTGCAAGTTCAAAACGCCCTCCGGGATCATCGGCAACGTATTTACCTACCTGTACAAGGGCAGGCAATACATCGGGGTTTACTCCGGGGTCGGCGGCGGGTGGGCTGGTACGGGGCTCACGGCTCGAGGCGCTGCCCGGGGCGAGCGTCCTGGCACGGCCAACGAATATCCGGAATTCTCCCAATACACCAATCTGGGCGGAAGCCTGACGGTGTTCGCGCTACCCGGGTAA
- a CDS encoding helix-turn-helix transcriptional regulator, producing MSAGDFQLKTAAVAEVNNVAVMGQLSRRRLSRAMEYIHANLAEGVRTEDVASAAGLSAFHFARAFKRTTGMTPYRFLVMARVERVKKLLRKSETCLAEIAVEAGFVDQSHMTNVFRRSTGMTPHAFRNAWTRYL from the coding sequence GTGAGCGCGGGCGACTTCCAACTGAAGACAGCCGCGGTCGCCGAGGTCAACAACGTCGCCGTGATGGGGCAGCTTTCCAGGCGTCGGTTGAGTCGTGCGATGGAGTACATACACGCCAATCTGGCTGAGGGCGTTCGTACCGAAGATGTCGCGAGTGCCGCCGGATTGAGTGCATTCCATTTCGCGCGGGCGTTCAAGAGGACGACCGGAATGACGCCGTATCGCTTTCTGGTCATGGCCCGTGTCGAGCGGGTCAAGAAGCTGTTGCGCAAAAGCGAGACATGTCTTGCGGAAATTGCGGTGGAGGCAGGGTTTGTGGATCAGAGCCACATGACCAACGTCTTCAGGCGCTCGACCGGGATGACGCCCCATGCTTTCAGAAATGCCTGGACCCGGTACCTCTGA
- a CDS encoding GntR family transcriptional regulator, producing MRIAPIAAPVRQQVAEVLRSAITSGRFQAGQRLVEKDLCELTGVSRASVREALRQLETEGLIHTVPNRGPSVSRLSPQDAASIYQIRGALEALAAQLFATHAGDHQVKELEAAVETLELAYRGRDVERIVEAKRRFYDVLINGSGNSMIASVLNTMNARITMLRRVSLASPERWPSSIREIRAVLKAIKRRDPEAAYEASLRHIQRAAKVALESLSR from the coding sequence ATGCGTATAGCTCCGATTGCCGCTCCGGTGCGGCAACAGGTTGCTGAAGTCTTGCGCTCGGCCATTACCAGCGGACGATTTCAAGCCGGGCAGAGACTGGTCGAAAAAGACCTGTGCGAGTTGACCGGCGTAAGCCGCGCGTCAGTCCGCGAGGCGCTGCGGCAACTGGAAACGGAAGGCCTCATACATACCGTCCCCAACCGCGGCCCGTCGGTCTCCCGCCTCTCCCCGCAGGATGCGGCGAGCATTTACCAGATTCGCGGCGCCCTTGAAGCACTGGCCGCCCAGTTGTTCGCAACTCACGCCGGCGACCATCAGGTCAAAGAACTCGAGGCCGCGGTCGAGACTCTGGAGCTGGCCTACAGAGGCCGGGATGTGGAACGTATCGTGGAGGCAAAACGGCGCTTCTACGACGTGCTGATCAACGGCTCGGGAAACAGCATGATCGCGTCGGTCCTGAACACAATGAACGCGCGGATCACGATGTTGCGCAGGGTCTCGCTGGCTTCGCCCGAACGCTGGCCTTCGAGTATCAGGGAAATTCGTGCCGTATTGAAGGCCATCAAGCGGCGGGATCCCGAAGCCGCCTACGAAGCATCGCTTCGTCACATCCAGCGGGCGGCCAAAGTGGCGCTGGAATCGCTTTCACGCTGA
- a CDS encoding PQQ-binding-like beta-propeller repeat protein, producing the protein MTTQFHAKLAGIAAVFAVSLAPAGAGAAGVPEIENAKPGDWPSYHRTYDAHRYSPLDQINKRNVGKLTVAWVHQVGEITQGLQATPLAVDGVVYYSGSYNRVFAVDGKTGSEIWHYFPKLKEGTDRIPTAPYNRGVSLGNGMVYVGTMDGRAIALDQKTGKFIWETQLVDALQCGCLFTSPPLVVKDKLIYGSTQGGIPARGGGIFGLDQKTGKQLWYFDPVLEGDEHWGTNSFGESSAKYAGVGAWHVGSYDPELDLLYYGTSNPSPWFDWVAPGDGPKGYLRKNGEGARPGDNLYSSSVLALRPDTGELVWYHQEHPHDEWDYDSTLGEFVLVNEGGKKLMVHQAKSGFVFVYDRTNGKIQNVWSINEHHTSMKSVDPKTGELIGRSPPVTAENNMFCPSFLGGRSWNPGSYNPETKVWYNSRIEMCMIVKTRPEKPTVAPALGWYIGGDMSFSHPPGDKTHGALDAWDPLTGKKKWSVPDKYPRISGVMSTKGGLVFSGDMKGAIYAYDADNGKELWKFNMGSASRGGIISYMAGGEQYIVVPSGIGGGVPAVLSAIYPEIAEFPTGATLFAFKVSK; encoded by the coding sequence ATGACCACTCAGTTTCATGCGAAGTTGGCCGGTATTGCCGCGGTTTTCGCGGTGAGCCTGGCCCCGGCCGGCGCCGGCGCGGCCGGCGTCCCGGAGATCGAGAACGCGAAGCCCGGCGACTGGCCGAGCTATCACCGTACTTACGATGCGCACCGGTACAGTCCGCTGGATCAGATCAACAAGCGCAACGTCGGCAAGCTGACCGTCGCCTGGGTTCACCAGGTGGGGGAAATTACGCAGGGCCTGCAGGCCACCCCGCTGGCGGTCGACGGTGTCGTTTACTACTCCGGCTCGTACAACCGCGTGTTCGCGGTGGACGGAAAAACCGGCAGCGAAATCTGGCACTACTTCCCCAAGCTGAAGGAAGGTACGGACAGGATTCCGACCGCGCCCTATAACCGCGGTGTGTCTCTTGGCAACGGCATGGTGTACGTCGGCACGATGGACGGCCGCGCGATCGCGCTCGATCAGAAGACGGGCAAGTTCATATGGGAAACCCAATTGGTCGATGCCTTGCAATGTGGATGCCTGTTCACCTCTCCGCCGCTGGTCGTGAAGGACAAGCTGATCTACGGTTCGACCCAGGGCGGCATCCCGGCCCGCGGCGGCGGCATCTTCGGTCTGGATCAGAAGACCGGCAAACAGCTCTGGTATTTCGACCCGGTACTGGAAGGCGATGAACACTGGGGCACGAACAGCTTCGGCGAATCGAGCGCCAAGTACGCGGGCGTCGGCGCCTGGCATGTCGGCAGCTATGACCCGGAACTGGATCTGCTCTACTACGGCACGTCCAATCCTTCTCCATGGTTCGACTGGGTTGCGCCGGGCGACGGCCCGAAAGGCTACTTGCGCAAGAACGGCGAGGGCGCCCGCCCGGGCGACAACCTCTATAGCTCCTCGGTGCTGGCGCTGCGCCCGGATACCGGCGAACTGGTCTGGTATCACCAGGAGCATCCGCACGACGAATGGGATTACGACTCGACGCTTGGAGAGTTTGTGCTGGTCAACGAAGGCGGCAAGAAGCTGATGGTCCATCAGGCGAAGAGCGGCTTCGTCTTCGTCTATGACCGTACCAACGGCAAGATTCAGAACGTGTGGTCCATCAACGAGCACCATACCTCCATGAAGTCGGTGGATCCGAAAACCGGCGAGCTCATAGGGCGAAGCCCGCCGGTGACCGCCGAGAACAACATGTTTTGTCCTTCCTTTCTCGGCGGCCGCAGCTGGAACCCAGGCTCCTACAACCCGGAAACCAAGGTCTGGTACAACTCGCGCATTGAGATGTGCATGATCGTGAAGACGAGGCCGGAGAAGCCCACGGTTGCGCCGGCTCTGGGCTGGTACATCGGCGGCGACATGTCGTTTTCGCATCCGCCGGGAGACAAGACCCACGGCGCGCTCGATGCATGGGATCCGCTGACCGGCAAGAAGAAGTGGTCGGTGCCCGACAAGTACCCGCGCATCTCCGGCGTGATGTCCACCAAGGGCGGCCTGGTCTTCAGCGGCGACATGAAAGGCGCGATCTACGCCTATGACGCCGACAACGGCAAGGAGCTGTGGAAGTTCAACATGGGCTCTGCTTCGCGCGGCGGCATCATCAGCTACATGGCCGGCGGCGAGCAGTACATCGTCGTGCCGAGCGGCATCGGCGGGGGCGTGCCGGCGGTGCTGTCGGCCATCTACCCGGAGATCGCTGAATTCCCGACCGGCGCAACGCTGTTCGCGTTCAAGGTTTCCAAGTAA
- a CDS encoding cytochrome c, with the protein MKKILFALLVLFFPVAMLVAAESDPDVPPPDKAAGVDLRDSEVVQKGMNILSSICGGYCHGTEGRGFKAPSLRNRTDLNVDSLRTIILNGRKRAGKLMPPWNGVLSEQEVWTVIAAIVSLRHVESDAGADGKSGAH; encoded by the coding sequence ATGAAAAAGATTCTTTTTGCCCTGCTTGTTTTGTTTTTTCCGGTTGCAATGCTCGTCGCCGCGGAAAGCGATCCGGACGTTCCGCCGCCGGACAAGGCGGCCGGCGTGGATCTGCGCGATTCCGAAGTCGTTCAGAAGGGGATGAACATTCTGTCCAGTATCTGCGGCGGCTATTGCCACGGCACCGAAGGCAGAGGATTCAAGGCGCCGTCCCTGCGCAACCGCACGGACCTGAACGTCGATTCATTACGCACGATAATCCTGAACGGCCGCAAACGCGCAGGAAAGTTGATGCCTCCATGGAACGGGGTCCTGTCCGAGCAGGAGGTCTGGACCGTCATTGCCGCGATCGTGTCCCTGCGGCATGTCGAATCCGACGCCGGCGCCGATGGAAAGTCAGGCGCGCATTAG
- a CDS encoding HD domain-containing protein encodes MERRNDYDVTNLVNTTDPAAVNREVNRIFAELYPAASTHVLNRAFKDLARLHHGKYPGYRACDTTYHNLQHTLDVTLAMARLMDGYERSPERADALGARLFGLGTVTALFHDIGYLRRETDTRHKNGAEYTLKHVGRGARFLEGYLGKLGMAKLANVAARIVHFTGYERSINTIRLPNPIFRMVGNLLGTADIIAQMSDRCYLEKCRDRLFPEFVEGGLAARDETDHRAGVQFKSAEELVVKTPGFYSTAMDRLNNQLGGVYRFAETHFKGRNLYIETIERNIRFATEIGKLRDFSLLRRLPPPPGAAEPDVA; translated from the coding sequence ATGGAACGTCGGAACGACTACGACGTAACGAACCTCGTCAATACCACCGACCCGGCGGCGGTCAATCGCGAAGTCAATCGCATTTTTGCCGAACTCTATCCGGCGGCGTCGACCCACGTTCTGAACCGCGCATTCAAGGATCTCGCCCGCCTGCACCACGGTAAGTACCCTGGCTACCGGGCCTGCGACACCACTTACCACAACCTGCAGCACACGCTCGACGTAACCTTGGCGATGGCTCGATTGATGGACGGCTACGAACGTTCGCCCGAACGCGCCGACGCGCTCGGTGCCAGGCTGTTCGGTCTGGGTACCGTCACGGCCTTGTTTCACGATATCGGTTACCTGCGTCGCGAAACCGACACCCGGCACAAGAACGGCGCGGAATACACCCTCAAGCATGTGGGCCGCGGCGCCAGGTTTCTGGAGGGTTACCTTGGCAAGTTGGGCATGGCAAAGCTGGCCAATGTCGCCGCGCGGATCGTCCACTTCACCGGCTATGAGCGATCGATCAACACGATCCGGCTGCCCAATCCCATCTTCCGCATGGTGGGCAATCTGCTGGGCACAGCGGACATCATCGCCCAGATGTCGGACCGCTGTTATCTGGAGAAATGTCGCGACCGTCTGTTCCCGGAGTTCGTTGAAGGCGGGCTGGCGGCCCGAGACGAGACCGACCACCGGGCCGGGGTGCAATTCAAATCGGCGGAAGAGCTGGTGGTGAAGACGCCAGGCTTCTACAGTACAGCCATGGATCGGCTCAACAATCAGCTTGGCGGCGTTTATCGCTTTGCGGAGACGCACTTCAAAGGCAGGAACCTTTACATTGAGACGATCGAAAGGAACATCCGGTTCGCAACCGAAATTGGCAAGCTGCGTGACTTTTCCCTGCTGCGTCGTTTGCCACCTCCTCCTGGCGCAGCCGAACCCGACGTTGCCTGA
- a CDS encoding branched-chain amino acid ABC transporter substrate-binding protein: MLSRLGRLAASAILAVQLGGAVAADTIKLAVLGPMSGPFALQGEERLKIFQASADIVNARGGVLGGKKIEIVGFDNKSNPQESLIVLKQAIDQDIRFIASSASNVAHAISDALVKHNARNPDQPVLFFDFNALDPALTESKCNFWHFRFEVHSDTQVNVLTDYMIKQPSIRKVYLINQDYAFGQAVSKAAKEMLAAKRPDIQIVGDDFVALGKVKDFAPYIAKIHAAGADSVLTGNWGNDLSLLVKAGNEAGLKATFYAILAGYPGTWAAIGAAGADRVKTLDAWHINAADMVWQKTLLEYKTKYNTVSNVAYLPAFRVVEMLAGALDKAGTGNPIKVAYALEGLKYAGPSGTSFMRTEDHQMIAPLFILSLVKAGQPGVRYDEEKTGYGWKTEAFIEAKDTVPPVKCRMERPPI, encoded by the coding sequence ATGCTTTCCAGGTTGGGACGGTTGGCGGCGAGTGCGATTCTCGCTGTTCAACTGGGCGGGGCGGTTGCGGCGGACACGATCAAACTCGCCGTGCTGGGGCCGATGAGCGGTCCGTTCGCGCTACAGGGCGAGGAGCGGCTGAAAATATTCCAGGCGAGTGCCGACATCGTCAATGCCCGGGGCGGCGTGCTTGGCGGGAAGAAAATCGAGATCGTCGGCTTCGACAACAAGTCGAACCCGCAGGAGTCCCTGATCGTCCTCAAGCAGGCGATCGACCAGGACATTCGTTTCATCGCCTCGTCCGCGTCGAATGTCGCGCACGCAATCAGCGACGCGCTGGTCAAGCACAATGCCCGCAATCCGGATCAACCGGTCCTGTTCTTCGATTTCAATGCGCTCGATCCCGCATTGACCGAATCCAAGTGCAATTTCTGGCACTTCCGCTTCGAAGTGCATTCGGACACCCAGGTCAACGTGCTCACCGACTACATGATCAAGCAGCCTTCGATCCGGAAGGTTTATCTGATCAACCAGGACTATGCCTTCGGACAGGCGGTGAGCAAGGCGGCGAAGGAAATGCTGGCGGCGAAGCGCCCGGACATCCAGATCGTTGGCGACGATTTCGTCGCCCTCGGCAAAGTCAAAGACTTCGCCCCTTACATCGCCAAGATCCACGCAGCGGGGGCCGACAGCGTTCTGACCGGAAACTGGGGAAACGACCTGTCATTGCTCGTCAAGGCAGGCAACGAGGCGGGATTGAAGGCGACTTTCTACGCCATCCTCGCCGGCTATCCCGGCACCTGGGCGGCGATCGGCGCCGCCGGGGCGGATCGCGTGAAGACACTGGACGCATGGCATATCAACGCTGCCGATATGGTCTGGCAGAAGACGTTGCTCGAATACAAGACCAAATACAACACGGTCTCGAATGTTGCCTACCTCCCGGCATTTCGTGTTGTCGAGATGCTTGCCGGTGCGCTGGATAAGGCAGGCACGGGTAATCCGATCAAGGTTGCATACGCCCTCGAAGGATTGAAGTACGCGGGACCCAGTGGGACTTCATTCATGCGAACCGAAGATCATCAGATGATCGCGCCGCTATTCATTCTGAGTCTCGTCAAAGCCGGGCAGCCTGGCGTCAGGTATGACGAAGAAAAGACCGGCTACGGCTGGAAGACCGAAGCCTTCATCGAAGCGAAGGATACTGTCCCGCCGGTGAAATGCCGGATGGAGCGACCGCCGATTTGA